The proteins below are encoded in one region of Zerene cesonia ecotype Mississippi chromosome 26, Zerene_cesonia_1.1, whole genome shotgun sequence:
- the LOC119836987 gene encoding uncharacterized protein LOC119836987, with translation MDIKPYNWLNEAHIYNKNNTRIDIEWLAENADAIVLLFTSYGVDKDGILQKFYTIYENVKFINMPIEVIYVPMDEREEDMMSCYERQANWFTLKIYDPLIQVLKHMYGVTCTPYLIVIRPDGLTVSTTGIRDLEEYGKNALITWLSNPARKTKDRKLSKETFIYGKDWKYMGADDKGKRQEYHRRFSVVEESSS, from the exons ATGGACATCAAGCCATACAATTGGTTGAACGAAgcgcatatttataataaaaataacacaagaaTTGACATAGAATGGCTTGCAGAGAACGCTGACGCAATAGTTCTCCTTTTCACATCCTACGGGGTAGACAAGGATGGCATATTACAGAAATTCTATAccatatatgaaaatgttaagTTCATTAATATGCCTATAGAAGTGATTTATGTTCCAATGGATGAAAGGGAGGAAGATATGATGAGCTGTTATGAAAGACAGGCGAATTGGTTTACCCTTAAGATTTATGATCCCCTGATACAAGTGCTTAAGCATATGTATG GCGTAACATGTACTCCATACTTGATAGTGATAAGACCTGATGGGCTGACAGTTTCAACAACGGGTATCCGAGACTTGGAAGAATATGGAAAAAATGCCCTCATAACCTGGCTCTCAAATCCTGCTCGCAAGACCAAAGATAGAAAACTAAGTAAGGAGACCTTTATATATGGTAAAGATTGGAAATACATGGGTGCAGATGATAAGGGAAAGAGGCAGGAGTATCATAGACGGTTCAGTGTTGTTGAAGAATCTTCTTCCTAA